The Streptomyces sp. NL15-2K genome contains a region encoding:
- a CDS encoding iron-containing alcohol dehydrogenase — MLTHIREPARVGDPGLVRARCRGRRTATGRADPALTAGLPAVVAHPAGLPYPPAFNASAAPQAERRIAEAFGAASALGGLQRLRGAVEAPRALRDHGFDEADIDDAVHAILDVVPAKNPCPVTPDSLRRLLRAARQGADPLTTDGQES, encoded by the coding sequence ATGCTGACTCACATCCGTGAGCCGGCCCGGGTCGGTGATCCCGGGCTCGTGCGCGCTCGGTGTCGAGGCCGGAGGACGGCCACCGGCCGCGCCGACCCGGCGCTGACCGCCGGACTGCCGGCGGTGGTGGCCCACCCGGCCGGGTTGCCGTACCCGCCGGCGTTCAACGCATCCGCGGCACCGCAGGCAGAACGCCGGATCGCGGAAGCGTTCGGCGCCGCGTCGGCCCTGGGAGGTCTGCAGCGGCTGCGCGGTGCGGTGGAAGCGCCGAGGGCGCTGCGTGACCATGGGTTCGACGAGGCCGATATCGACGACGCCGTGCACGCGATCCTGGACGTGGTCCCGGCGAAGAACCCATGCCCTGTGACTCCCGACAGTCTGCGGCGGCTGCTGCGAGCCGCGCGGCAAGGCGCGGACCCGCTCACGACGGACGGCCAGGAGAGCTGA
- a CDS encoding AraC family transcriptional regulator gives MLDRLAQAITDHRDGPWSTTAVPRLSLVATDELLPPSRLLYEPMVSFIAAGAKHTVAGSQSWRVPGGRMLLNTVRLPVTAVFEQVPYRSAVLALDKQILTELLLELGPAAPPPAAEPAWRATAGMPAELIDAVTRLVRLLDAPDDIPALAPRVESEIIYRLLTGPLGPALRHAAAAPSTRIRGVITWLGERFAEPVSIDQIAAEAGMSPATLHRHFKAATGMSPLRYQKHLRLLSARRQLLAGDATAAQVAHTVGYTSATQFSREYRAFYGLPPVQDITRLRAGTTFRNHVAVGRLVGDSG, from the coding sequence ATGCTGGACCGTCTCGCTCAGGCGATCACCGACCACCGCGACGGCCCGTGGTCCACCACCGCAGTGCCCCGGCTGTCGCTGGTCGCGACCGACGAGTTGCTGCCGCCCAGCCGTCTGCTGTACGAGCCGATGGTGAGCTTCATCGCCGCCGGCGCCAAGCACACCGTCGCGGGCTCGCAGAGCTGGCGCGTGCCCGGTGGCCGCATGCTTCTGAATACCGTGCGACTGCCGGTCACCGCGGTCTTTGAACAGGTGCCCTACCGCTCGGCGGTCCTGGCCCTGGACAAGCAGATCCTTACCGAACTGCTGCTGGAACTCGGCCCCGCCGCGCCGCCCCCGGCTGCCGAGCCCGCATGGCGGGCCACGGCCGGTATGCCCGCTGAATTGATCGACGCCGTGACCCGCCTGGTGCGCCTGCTGGATGCCCCCGACGACATCCCGGCCCTGGCGCCGCGCGTCGAAAGCGAGATCATCTACCGGCTGCTGACCGGCCCGCTCGGTCCGGCGCTGCGCCATGCCGCGGCAGCCCCGAGCACTCGGATCCGCGGCGTCATCACCTGGCTCGGCGAGCGCTTTGCCGAACCGGTGAGCATCGACCAGATCGCCGCCGAGGCCGGTATGAGCCCGGCGACCCTGCACCGCCATTTCAAGGCTGCGACCGGTATGAGCCCGCTGCGTTATCAGAAACATCTGCGGCTGCTGTCGGCCAGGCGCCAACTGCTGGCCGGCGACGCCACCGCCGCCCAGGTCGCCCACACCGTGGGATACACCAGCGCGACCCAGTTCAGCCGCGAATACCGGGCCTTCTACGGACTGCCGCCGGTCCAGGACATCACCCGCCTGCGCGCCGGTACTACATTCCGAAATCATGTGGCAGTGGGTCGCCTCGTCGGCGACAGTGGCTGA
- a CDS encoding aldo/keto reductase: MNAQHDTEHAMPVRSLGSQGLTSSALGLGTMGMTMGYGPADPEGGIAAIRRAFELGVTHFDTAELYGLGSGTSEQLLGRAVKDFRDEVVLATKFGYDLTDMSRIGRALDSRPEHIRAVVEASLRHLGTDHIDVLYQHRADPNVPIEDVAGTVGELVAEGKVRFFGLSEAGPDAIRRAHAVHPVSVLQTEYSLFERSVEAEVLPTVRELGIGFVAYSPLGRGFLTGTATPAADCPPNDLRAHDARWQAGNYETNQALVRDLGAIAEWKGCTVAQVALGWLLAQGQDIVPIPGTRSAQRVAENVAAAHLAFTPEGLDLIGSLLPNGAVGDRYPAPMMPAW, translated from the coding sequence ATGAACGCACAGCACGATACAGAGCACGCCATGCCGGTCCGCTCGCTCGGCTCGCAGGGCTTGACCTCTTCAGCGCTGGGCCTGGGCACGATGGGCATGACCATGGGATACGGCCCGGCCGACCCCGAAGGCGGGATCGCCGCCATCCGCCGCGCCTTCGAGCTCGGCGTCACCCACTTCGACACCGCCGAACTGTACGGGCTGGGCAGCGGCACGAGCGAGCAACTCCTCGGGCGGGCGGTCAAGGACTTCCGCGACGAGGTGGTCCTGGCTACCAAGTTCGGCTACGACCTGACCGACATGAGCCGCATCGGCCGCGCCCTCGACAGCCGACCTGAGCACATCCGCGCGGTCGTAGAGGCAAGCCTGCGGCACCTGGGCACCGACCACATCGATGTCCTCTACCAACACCGCGCCGACCCGAACGTGCCGATCGAGGACGTCGCCGGCACCGTCGGCGAGCTCGTGGCCGAAGGCAAGGTGCGCTTCTTCGGCCTGTCCGAAGCCGGGCCGGACGCCATCCGCCGCGCCCACGCTGTCCACCCGGTCTCGGTCTTGCAGACCGAGTACTCGCTGTTCGAACGCTCCGTCGAGGCCGAGGTGCTGCCGACAGTCCGCGAGCTGGGCATCGGCTTCGTCGCCTACTCCCCGCTCGGCCGCGGCTTCTTGACCGGGACAGCCACGCCTGCCGCCGACTGCCCGCCGAACGACCTGCGCGCCCACGACGCGCGCTGGCAGGCCGGCAACTACGAAACCAACCAGGCACTGGTCCGTGACCTGGGCGCGATCGCCGAGTGGAAGGGCTGCACAGTGGCGCAGGTGGCGCTCGGCTGGCTGCTGGCCCAAGGCCAGGACATCGTGCCGATCCCTGGCACCCGCAGCGCACAGCGCGTGGCCGAGAACGTCGCCGCCGCGCACCTCGCCTTCACCCCCGAAGGGCTGGATCTGATCGGCTCGCTCCTGCCGAACGGCGCGGTCGGCGACCGCTACCCCGCGCCGATGATGCCCGCCTGGTAA